The genomic interval GGTGTTTTGATAATGGTAAATCCTTTTCGAAACTTGGCAAACATATCGGTCAATCGCAAATACACTTTTTCTGAAAATGGTTTGACGAGAAATCGCAACACAACATTTACAAATGGAGGGTAAAAGCCAAACAACAAAATTATGAGCACAAAAACCGAAAAGAAGACGATTCGCTCTGCATCAACACCGGGAATCATATCAACTATTTTATCCCGAGAAATTATGAATGCTATGACAAACAAAAAGCCGAGCGTAAAAACATCAATTACTCGCTCGACAATGATTGTGGCAAAAGCGCTCGATACCGACGTATTGCGCCGCTTGGCATACACATAAGGTCTGACAAATTCGCCCAGACGCGGCAAAATTGCATTAAAAAAGTACCCTACCATCACCGCCGAAAATAAATTAATCGTTGGTCCGGGTTCTTGAATTGGCTTAAGGATTGTTTTCCAACGAATAGCACGAATGAAATGCGACAAGATGATTATCGGTATAGGCACAATTGCCCATAAATAATTCGCCCCTTTCAGTACCGATACGAGTTCGTCAAAGTTAATGTCTTTAACTGCTAAGTAGGTCGAACCGATAATTAGCACCAAAGTTAAAGACCATTTTAAGAGATTTTTCTGGAGTCCGCTCATTCAATCTGTGATTTTCAATAATAAAATGTAAATATTGTTTAAAACAAAATTTTTAAAATATGAATTTATGCTGTACTTTACAAACTTATTGTTGAAAAATTGAAAAAAAGTTTGAATGAGCATCATAGAAGCAATTATTTTAGGCATCATCCAAGGGTTGACGGAATTCATTCCAATCAGTAGCACAGCACATCTTACTATAGCAGGACACCTAATGGGACTGATTGACCCCGATTCTCCCGAAAAGTGGACCGCATTTATCGCTATCATACAGTTGGGAACTTTGGTAGCTGTACTGTTTTACTTCAGAACTGATATTTACCAAATCCCAAAATCCTTTTTGTCCGAAAATTTAAGCAAACGAAAATCCTTTAAGGAACAAAGCTACGAATCCAGAATGGGCTGGCTCATGATCATAGGTACAATTCCGATAGTAATAGTAGGGCTTTTGCTCAAAGATTTCATAGAAGGCAGCTTTACGAAAGAACTCAACGTCATCGCCGGTAGTTTGATAGGATTGGCTCTTATTCTCGCCCTCGCCGAGAAAGTATCCACACGAACCAAAGACATGAAAGCAATCACAATCAAAGATTCCATCATAATCGGACTTGCTCAATGCGTAGCTCTGATACCGGGTTCATCTCGCTCAGGAACGACGATTACAGCCGGATTGTTCATGGGCTTGAACCGAGAAACGGCTGCAAGATTTTCCTTCTTACTTTCAATTCCGGCAATTTTAGCAAGTGGATTATTGAGCGTGTATCAAGCAATGGATTACATTGACGGTAGCGAAGCAATCAATTTGATTGTTGCAACCATCTTTTCGGGCATCAGTGGCTATTATGCAATTGATTTTCTTATCAATTTCTTGAAAAAGCACAGCACTTTTGTATTCATATATTATCGTATCGCATTAGGTATAACTATATATGTAGCTCTTATGTACTTTAACTTTTAAAAATTCGACATTTTTCTATAGAATAAAGTTCAATAAAACTTGTAAATTTGTGGAAAAATCAATATTTTGTAGGATATTTTTTGTCAAATTTTATAAAGTTAAGAAATGAAGAATGAAATTTTAGAGAGATTACTCCGCTACGTAAAAATTGATACCCAGTCAGACCCTGCATCAAGCAATACACCAAGTACACAAAAGCAATTCGATTTAGCAAATTTGCTCGTCGAAGAGTTGAAAGCATTTGGTTTGAAACATGTGGAAATTTCCGACAAATGCTATGTTTATGCAACGTTACCTTCGAATATCCCCACTGATGACACAGCTTATGGCAAAGTTCCGGCAATCGGATTTATAGCCCATGTGGACACTTCGCCTGATACGACCGGAGCAAATGTAAATCCACAGATAATCGAAAATTACAAAGGTGGCGATATTGTTCTGCCAAATGACACAAGCGTTGTAATCAAAACTGCCGAATCACTCGGTTTGGATAAGTGCATCGGGCATACAATCGTGACTACTGACGGCACAACGCTATTAGGCTCGGACGACAAATCCGGCGTTGCAGCAATCATGACCGCAGTTAAATATTTATTGGACAATCCCCAAATCATTCATGGTGACATAAGAATTGGATTCACACCTGATGAGGAAATCGGACGTGGTGCAAATCATTTCGATGTAGAAAAATTCAATTGCAAGTACGCCTATACACTCGATGGCGAGTTACCCGGCGAAATTAACAAAGAGACTTTTTCGGCAAATGCTTGCATCATCCGTGCAAAAGGTCGCGACATTCATCCAGGGTATGCCAAGGATATTATGGTCAATTCTATTCGTGCAATCGCTGAAGTCATCGCATTGACACCCGCCGATATGGCTCCGGAAACTACAGATGGCTACCAACCATACATTCACCCTCATAAAGTCACGGGAACAGTAGAACATTCAGAATTACATTTATTATTCCGTGATTTCAAAACCGAAGGACTCGACACACAAAAAGTTATGATGGAAAAAATCGTAGCCCAAGTTCAAGCAAAACATCCAAAAGTAATATTGGAGCTCGAAATTGTTGAGTACTACAGAAATATGTTGGAATTGCTCGAATCCCAACCCGAAGGGCTCGACTATCTTTGGGAAGCTTGCGAAAGAGCCGGAACAAACCCATATTGGAGTCCGATTCGTGGTGGTACAGACGGTTCGAGATTAACAGCAATGGGTCTCCCCACTCCGAATATCTATACCGGTGGTCAAAACTTTCATAGTAAGACAGAATGGGTTTCTATAGATTTCTTAGCCAAAGCAGTTGAAACTGTGGTGCAACTTAGCCAAGTTTGGTACGAAAAAAGTAAGAATTAAATCCCTAATAATCTTTGAAAATCTCCTGTTTAATTTATTGAGCCGGAGATTTTTTTTATCAAAACAATGGTAAACATTGAAATAATTCTTGTTTTATTAGTCAAATCTTTCTATATTCGCATATGCGATTCGTTGAAAAGTTTAGCTAATGACTAAAAAAATGTTTTAGTGCATTAAAAAAACGTATAATTAAGTTTTTAAACTGTAGAAAACGGAATTAAAAAATGGCAAAATCAGTAAATTTGAACGAATTGGAACCCGGTAGTATATTGGCTGAACCGGTGTTGAACAGTTTCGGGCAGACATTAATTGCCGGTGGAGTCGAGCTGAATCAGAAACATATAAACATTTTGAAGACTTGGAATATTCAAAGCGTGAAAATCAAGACTGATTCAAACGAGCAAGTTGTAAAATACAGCGAATTACAACTTGAATTAGCTTTCGAAAAATTAATGCGTCATGTAAAATGGCAACCCAGAAATCGGAATGAAGAAGACTTGCTAAAATTAGGAACTTTATTTTTTGTCGAAAAAACTCAATAACACTATGGACAACAGAATAGAATACTATCTCAACAAATCAAAGCATTTCCCGACTTTACCAACAATTTACACTTCATTGATGAATGTGCTCTCCAACCCTCGTTCTACAATTCAAGATGTAACAGATGTGATTTCACGCGACCAATCATCAGCTTCAAAATTACTGAAAATTGCAAATTCTTCGTTATTTTCTATTCAAGGCAAAATCAATACAATAAGTCAAGCAGTTTTTTATCTTGGTTTCAACGAAGTCAAAAATGTTCTATTAGCTCTCTCAGTGATGGATATATTTTCTCAAGTTGGTAACTCAAGCAATGCAAATATTGTCCATTTATGGAAACATTCGATTTCCGTCGGAGTGGTTTCAAAACTATTGAGTGTTAGACTTGGGCTTAAGGATACAGAAGACTTTTTCATTGCCGGTATTTTGCATGATATTGGTAAATTATTCTTCATACATTCGTTTAAAGATGAATACGACAACTTAATTACCGAAGCTAAAGATACTTCTAGAAGACTAATAGATTTAGAATTCGAAAAGTATGGTACAACTCATGACATTGTAGGCGGAATGTTAGCCGAAAAATGGCATCTCCCTACCGATTTAAGAAATATCATAAAATATCACAATCATGGTTCGATTATTGGGAGAACGGATATTCTGTTATCTTGCGTACATATTGCGAATATCATTTCAATTATGATGGAAACAGAAATTTTAGGAGATGTTTTTGTGCCTCAGCCAAACTTCAAAGTATGGAGTGTACTTAAATTGCCTCCCAATACTTTTGGAGAAATGCACCAATCAATTATCTCAACAACTGAAAGCGCTTACGCAATTTTAAAGATTTAAAATGAAAATCCAAAATAAGAATAAAGAAATAACTTTAAATAATTTGATTCTTGAAATTCAAGATATTAGTAGTAGAATTTCTAATACCAATACCGGATTCGATTTTATAAATGAGTCTCTTAAAATAATTATTCGATATACAAAATCATTATCAGCGGGATTCTTTGTACTTGATGAAACTAATTATGATTTTATTTTGAAAAGAAGTCTTCCTGCTAATATGCATGATTTTTATATTTCGACTTTCGAGATTTTGTCAGAAGATGGAGATATTGGTAATTCCTTACAAAATGCAACCTACTACCAATCACATTCTGAGAGTCAAGATATTTATCATTTGATTTTGCCCCTCATAAGCATTAAATCTGTCAAGGGATTAGTAATTATTTCTTCAAATCACGATTATTCTCAATCCGAGTTATTTATATTAAAATTATTACATTATTTTTCGAGTTATATAGCTGTTTTTTTAGAAAATCAATATTTATCTTCCCAAAATCAAAAAACACAAGTACTATTAGACCAATTAATCGCTTCGCGAACAATAGAATTAGTTGAAAATAATACCCAGCTTGGTGAAAAAATCGAGAATCTCAAACTGAACCTAAGTATGTCAATTCCGCATGAAGTGAGAACACCAATCAACGAAATCATGGGAATGTCCAATTATCTTTTAAATTTCTTGAAATCAAAAAAAGATGATTGTGATGAAGATATAGAAGATATTATAATTGATATAAAAAATTCAGCTGCCAGATTGAACAACTTATTTGAAAACTTTATTTATCACACTCGGCTTTCTGTCATTGCTACAAGTATGAAAGATATTCAAGCATTGCATTCGCAGTACAGTCCATATTGCGAATCAATAATTAAAGAACAAGCAATAATCAGGTCCAACAAATACTCCCGATTATCTGACCTCGATGTTCATTTAGTAAGTGCGGTTATCAAAATAGGCGAAGAATATTTAGCGAAAATCATAGATGAATTGGTGGATAATGCTTTCAAATTTTCGAAAGAAGGAACCAAGGTTTCTATTAATTCACACATTGACGGTAAAATGTATGTTATCTCCATCAAAGATTTGGGTGTTGGGATACCGTCTGACTTTTTGGACCAAATCAGTTCATATACGCAATTCAACAGAATGAAAAACGAACAACAAGGGTTGGGCTTAGGGCTTGCTATAGCCTATAAAATTATTGATTTGCATAATGGCGATATTGATATAGATAGCCGATTGGGCGAATTTACTCATGTGACAATCAAACTTCCAATTGTAACAGATTTCAATCCGGATTTTATCTAACTATCTAATCTCCGAACTATTTCACATGCTTATTTCTTAAAATTCGAGTCACAATACTTAGACTCTCACCTACTTCCTGCATTAAGTATCACTCTCAACATATCTAAATATTCATACCAATCATCTTTGTAAAAATTATGACTTGTTTGCTACGTCATAGGTAAAATAACATTTAGGAATTGGAGGATAAGGAATGTCAGAATCGCCGAATAATGGTGATAACAAAAAGGAAAAGAAAGACCCATTCAATGAATTTAAGCGAATGGGTGATGGAAATACTCCACCGGCAAACATGATGCGAAACATGATGTTAATGTTTGTGCTTGCTGCCGGTGTCTTTATAGTTTACATTTTCATGCAAGGTACGCAACAACACGATTGGCCCGTATCTTATACAGATTATCAAAGATTTTTGAGAGAAGATTTGATAAAAGAAGCCGTAATAGTCAAATCTCAGTTGAATCATTTTGAGTTCAGAGGAGTTTTGAAACAACCCGTAACATTGATGGTAGATAACCGTGAACGTACAATTACAAGATTTTCTACTTTTTTGGGTGTATTAGATTCGGAATCTGAAAAAGTTTGGGAAGAAAAAGGTATTGCACTAAGATATGAAGAGGGCGACACCTCAATTTGGCGCAGCTTGATAATGATTTTGCCATGGATTCTAATCATTGGGCTATTTATTTTCTTCATGCGACGGATGCAAGGCGGTGGGTCGAAAGGGATTTTTTCATTTGGCAAATCTAAAGCAAAATTACTTAACGAAAATCACCCCAAAGTCACTTTCGATGACGTTGCAGGTGCCGACGAAGCCAAATATGAATTGCAAGAAGTTATTGAATTTTTGCGCGAACCGGAGAAATTCCAAAAACTTGGTGGCAAAATTCCACGCGGTGTTTTGTTATTAGGACCTCCCGGAACAGGCAAGACACTCATGGCTCGTGCAGTAGCAGGCGAAGCAAAAGTTCCCTTTTACTCGATTTCCGGCGCTGATTTTGTCGAAATGTTTGTGGGCGTCGGTGCAAGCCGAGTTCGTGATTTATTCGAGCAAGCAAAGAAAACCCCACCGTGTATCGTATTTATAGATGAAATTGATGCAGTCGGTCGCCACAGAGGTGCCGGTTTGGGTGGCGGACACGATGAAAGAGAACAAACCTTGAACCAATTACTTGTTGAAATGGATGGTTTCGAGCAAAATAATGGAGTAATAATTATTGCTGCAACAAACCGCCCCGACGTATTAGACCCGGCATTACTTCGTCCGGGCAGATTCGACAGACAAGTAGTGGTGGACAGACCGGATGTCAAAGGACGTGAAGGGATATTCAAGGTTCATACGAGTAAAATACCGCTTGGTTCAGATATTGATATAGAAACTTTAGCAAAAGGCACTCCCGGACTATCTGGAGCAGATATTGCAAATATCGTAAACGAAGCAGCACTTTTGGCAGCACGCCGAAACAGCAACCAAGTTACGATGTTTGATTTCGAAAATGCCAAAGATAAAGTACTGATGGGCGTTGAACGCAAGAGCATGGTAATTTCGGAACGCGAAAAAGAAATGACCGCCTATCATGAGATGGGGCACGCACTTGCAGGTAAATTTATGCGTCATGCCGACCCTGTTCACAAAGTCACAATTATTCCGCGTGGCAGAGCTTTGGGATTGACTTGGAATTTACCAAACGAAGAATTTTATTCAAAATCAGCACGCTATTTTGAAGACCAACTTGTCGTTCTAATGGCTGGCAGAGCCGCCGAAAAGCTCGTTTTCAACGTGCTATCAACCGGTGCATCGAATGATTTGCAACGTGCAACACGCGTAGCACGCAAAATGGTTTGCGAATGGGGAATGAGCGAGTTAATCGGACCGGTCACATTTAATAATGACGACGGGGAAGTATTCTTGGGCAGAGATTTCTCCAAAACTCGCGACCATAGCGAAGAAACAGCACAAAGTATTGACGGCGAAGTTCGCAGAATTTTGAATAAAGCTATGGAACAAGCAACAGCACTTTTAGAAGAAAAAATTGATATTTTGCATAGGATTTCCAAAATTTTGCTCGAACGCGAAATACTTGACGGAGAGGAACTCGATGCATTAATTCGTGGCGAAGAATTGCCGCCAATCAGCAAACAAGCTATGAATGCGATTCGGACAATTAAAATCAATGGTGACAATCACTAATTTAGTAACTCAGAAATTGAAATTATCATAGGTGTAGGATGGAAAACGAACTGACAAACAACGGAAATGCGGAAGAGCATAATTTACCACAAACCGGCGAGATTATCGGTCAATATGATAACGCCGAGCAATACGAAAAAGTTTTGGCTGATATAACGCAAGAAATCAATACCATTATTGAATTTGCAGCCCAAAGCAATGATTGGCGAGACATTCGCAGCAGATTGACCGATTCGAAGGACAAACTCAAAGGGCTGTTCCTTAAAGAAACGGACAATAACCATTTGCTTGATGTTATCAATGATACTATCGAAAATGTCAACGCCCGCCAAACTGAAGAAAAACAGAAACTTGACGTAACAAGTCAAGAGAACTACGATTCTGTAATTGATAGAGTCCGTGAAGCTGTGGCTCAATCTGACGCTTTGACAGATTTCAAAAAAGCGCGTGAGGTTTTGCTCTCAGCCCAAGATTTGTTCAAAAATCTTGCTCTGAAGAGGTCACACCGTGATGAATTAAACAATATGATTCATGAAGCATTCGATTCGCTGACCAATCGCCAGATTGATGAGCGCGAAAACTACGAGATGGAATGTATCGAAAATTATCACAATTCAAAAGGTGTGGTAGAGGAAGCTATCGTTTTCTCGCAAAAGTCTGCACACTACGGCAAAGCTCGCGAAGCATTGATTGAAGTCCAGACGAAAATCAAGGGTTTGAAACTCAAACGTGAACAACGCGACGAACTTTTCCAATCAATTCGTGATGCTTTCGAAAGTGTAAACACTCGCCAAGAAAGTGAACGAAACAGCTTCGACCAGGAAGCGAAAGATAATTACGTCAAATTGAAAAAAATTGTGGACGATGCTATTAGCTTTGTAAATAGCTCCGAAGAATTTTCGGAATCGCGAGAGCAACTTATCAATGCCCAAAATGCAATCAAAGGGATGAAACTCCGCCGCGACCATCGAGACGAGCTTTATGCCCAAATTCGTGTCGTATTCGAAGATTTGAATGAAAAGCAATCTGATGAGCGCCAATCATTCGAGCAAGAATGCAACGATAATTATGATAGCCTTACCAAAAAAGTGAATGATTGCTTTGAATTAGTGCTTGGTTTGACCGATTTCAAAATGATTCGGGAAACTCTAATCAACGTGCAAAGCGAAGTTCGGATAGCCAAATTGAAACGCGGGCAAAGAAACGAACTTTTTGCCAGAATAAGAGAAGCATTCGGAATTTTCGACAAGAAACGCGACGAATTTTTCTCCGTTCGCAGAGCAGAAAGAATCGGTAAATTGAATGATATCAAGTCCAATTTGAACGAAAAAATTGAGCGACTCACCAATGCAATCGAATCCGAAAAGGCTGAATTAGTGCAACTCCAAACAAAATTGAGCACTGAGGAAATGGATGAATTCATGAAAAATGAAACAAATCATCGCCTCACATTAGTTCAAGGGAAAATTGCCGAGAAAGAGCATTCAATCGAACAAACTCATAAGCGTATCGAAGAAGTTGATGCCGATATTGCAAAAATCGAAAAATCCAAAGAAGACTAAAAGAATTCGATATAAATTTTTAAAAAGCTGTCCATATGGGCAGCTTTTTTTTTGTGGTTCTATATGTAGGGACAGAACAGCGTTCTGTCCGAAACATAGCCAATGAATTTATTCGTGGGTGGCGTAAGTTGACGTTGTAGATGTGATTAATTCATCCGATGACTCCCACTTATATGTCCCACAGCTTTAATTAATACTATAATCTGAATAGTTCAAGTCATCGGATGAATGGAGAGCCTGAAATGTAGGGACAGAACAGCGTTCTGTCCGAAACAATCAAACATAAATTTTTCAAAAAATTAGTGATTATTTACCTAGATGTGCTATATTTGTAGAGATGTGAATTTTAAAATTTGTTGGATATGTTATGAAATCAATAATTACAATATTGTTTCTGTTTTTTACAATTCATGCAAATATCCTTGCAATCGATGGTTGGTACTTTTATGATTTAATTAACTTGAATACCATTCACACAACTTCATTAAACAATGCTCATGTTTCAAGCAAGTATAATATAGGTTTGCACGAAGAAGAAAAAAGTAGTTTTACGCATGTCCCGGATGGCACATCTTATTCTCGTTATGTCCTATCTTCAAAATTTGGAGTAGCAATAAATAATTTTTCTAATGAATTTGACACACGATTTATTTGTGAATTAATGTATATTGATTTTTTTTCTGAAATAGATATTCCAATTATTACTGATACAATTTATGGAGGTTTTAAAGATGTGACAAACTATGATAAAAGTATTTATTATGGAGGTATCAAAATTATTAATTTAAACAACGATATTTTCAGGAAAAATGACAATGAATGGATTAAATTGCATTTCGGTAGTGGGTTTAACCTGTTAAACAAAGATTTAGATATGATTATTCCACATGTTTATATGGCTGTAGGTTATAGCACATTTAAACCTGAGAAGAGAAATTCACCGGATTTATTGAACTTCAGCGATGCTGATTTCTCTGGATTAGATTTGGAGTTAGGAGCAAAGTTTGATATCGAATATGGGAATCTTGATATTAAAGGTTCATCTTGTTACAGACGAATATTGGAAATCAACCCCGATATAGAAATCTTGCAAAATCATTTAAAAATTGGATATTCTCATTACGTTATTCATAAACATCCCAGTATAGATAGTTTCGGAAAATATTATTATAAAACGTTTTCTATATATTTAACAGGGAATTATGATTTATTGAAAGTAAACAGCATGATTCAGAAGAATCCTTCTTTAGGAATCCATATGGATTTAAATCTAAGTTTCTTATTATATTCGATAGAAACAGCTTTAGATTCAAATTCAGAGTAATAACACAACCTTCGGAAGTTTTGAAACCATCGGAAGTCGCAGAATTGAGAATCTTCAATACTTTGGGTGAATGCGTGATGACCACCCCGACCGCTCACCCTTCGACAGGCTCAGGGAGCGATAATTTAAGAATTGATATTTCGCATCTTCCTCGTGGCGTGTATTATGTGCGCATCGGCAGCCGGACGCAAATGTTTGTGAAGAAGTGATAGCTGAAGACTTCGGAAGTCTAATTTTCTAAAGTATATGAATATAATAAGCTTTTTGAAGTTAATTATAAAGACTTCCGAAGTCTAATTTATAAAGTTTTCTGATTTTTGTCAAAGTCTGAACATCTGGTCATTCTGAGACGAAGTCGAAGAATCAAGTTTTCATAAAATTCATGGATTCTTCACTTCGTTCAGAATGACGATATTTTGGACAGAACGCTGTTCTGTCCCTACAAATTGAGAGATTATAACAAAACCCTAAAATTTACTTGGGCAATATTCGTAAATAGTATAATTGTACTAAATAGGAATGTGATGGAACAGAGAAAAGTGATTTTGAGCGGTGTGACTCCTTCGGGGATACTGACAATCGGGCATTTGACAGGTGCTTTGACTAATTGGGTCAAATTGCAGAACGAATATGATTGTTATTATATGATAGCCGATTTGCATGCAATCACTGCCAAACAGACTCCCGCAGAATTGCGCAAACGCACCTTGGACACCGCTGCGATGTTCATTGCATCGGGTATAGACCCCGTCAATTCAACTTTGTTTATCCAATCTCACGTGCCTGAACATTCCCAGCTCACTTGGGTGCTCAATACTTTCACAGGTATGGGCGAATGCAGCCGTATGACTCAATTCAAGGACAAATCGCGCCAACATTCTGAAAATATCAACGTCGGCTTGTTCACTTATCCTGTGCTAATGGCTGCCGATATTTTGCTCTACCAAGCAGACCTCGTGCCCGTCGGCGAAGACCAGAAGCAGCATCTCGAGCTTACTCGCAATTTGGCACAAAGGTTCAATCACAACTATTCAGACACTTTCAAAGTTCCTGAGCCGTACATCCCCGAAATTGGTGCGCGCATCATGAGTCTTCAGGAGCCGGAAAAGAAAATGTCCAAGTCCGACCCAATCCAAGGCTCAATCATATTTTTGACCGATACCGAAGACCAGATTGTAGGCAAAATCAAGCGTGCAGTGACCGATTCGGGCAGCGACGTCATATTTGATGAGGAAAACAAACCCGGTGTAGCAAATTTGATGACGCTCTATCACATCGCCACCGGCAAGTCCATGAGCGAAATCGAGAGTGAATTCGCCGGAAAAGGCTATGGCGATTTCAAATCCCAAGTTGGCGATTCCGTAGCCGCGTTCATCAGCCCCATTCGCACCCGCTACAACGAACTAATCGCAAACAAGGACGAATTGGCAAAGATACTTATCAGTGGTGGCGAAAAAGCCCGCCACACCGCCTTACGAACATTGCGCAAAGTTTATAAAAAGGTCGGCTTCGTGCAGTTTTGAATTGTCTGAACTATGATTTTTTTGATTATTATGATTTTTATGATTTGAATTCCTAAGCTTCCGAAGGTTCGAAACCTTCGGAAGCTTTCGTCTATATTAACAACTGAGGGACATTTTAATTCATCCGATGACTCCCACCTAATATGCGCCACAGCTTTAATTAAATCAATTAATCTAAATACTTCAAGTCATCGGATGAATAAATTATAGCCCGCCTGAAAACTATTTACAATTATTGAAAATTATCTGCTGATTATGAGTTTTCCTGTGTGGCTGATTTTTCCATTTGAGACTTTGACTAAATAGGCGCCATTAGGGAGACTTGAAGTATTTACTGATAATTGATTTAATTCTCCGTCAAGGAAATATGAATTTTTCAGCGATACTTTCATGCCACGGTAATCGTAAATCATGACGTCGTAATTGCCACTCATTGCCGAATTTACTGTTATATTTACTAATTCGGATGCAGGATTTGGTGAAAAGGATACATCCGCATTGATAATTTCAGGGACATCATCACCAACGAATGGTCTAATATTTTCACAAGCTACTAATTCAGGAGTTATATTTTGCAAATTTGCTACGAAATCTAACAGTACAATGAAATCTGAATTTTCTTCAAATAAAGTATAATCTGTAATGGGTATTTCTAAGAAATCTGTTAGAATTCCGGCAACAAATACTGTAGTAGTCAACGAGTAATATTCTTCTAAGTTTATGGTAACA from Candidatus Kapaibacterium sp. carries:
- the trpS gene encoding tryptophan--tRNA ligase, coding for MEQRKVILSGVTPSGILTIGHLTGALTNWVKLQNEYDCYYMIADLHAITAKQTPAELRKRTLDTAAMFIASGIDPVNSTLFIQSHVPEHSQLTWVLNTFTGMGECSRMTQFKDKSRQHSENINVGLFTYPVLMAADILLYQADLVPVGEDQKQHLELTRNLAQRFNHNYSDTFKVPEPYIPEIGARIMSLQEPEKKMSKSDPIQGSIIFLTDTEDQIVGKIKRAVTDSGSDVIFDEENKPGVANLMTLYHIATGKSMSEIESEFAGKGYGDFKSQVGDSVAAFISPIRTRYNELIANKDELAKILISGGEKARHTALRTLRKVYKKVGFVQF